A single genomic interval of Dysidea avara chromosome 6, odDysAvar1.4, whole genome shotgun sequence harbors:
- the LOC136258943 gene encoding translocation protein SEC63 homolog isoform X2, translated as MAQIEYDESGATFSYFLLSAYVFLLIPVTYLLWPSSSDAKPEDDAEGSRTCQCEGCVRKLHKKDTKKPREKWLKRIRYLCIAIGWILFIYMFYRTFTMEIENVEYDPYEILEISRGAEMSEIRRQYRQLSLRYHPDKDTGNQDKFMKIAKAYEALTDEESRKNWEEYGNPDGPRATSFGIALPSWIVSQESSIWVLVVYVGVFMVALPTAVGVWWYRSIKYSSANVLMDTQKLYSYCLSRKASIDVKTLLMILTSAYEFSSRHGNKIKDRPTDDAVLSNIITTSLPHCNMKVQQPPFSLPHARKARALLHSHLAHVMLPRELSEDLQHILVTCPMLLQEMVSVLSQFFILLTMYPRKGMKPPAVETFENVMKLSAIIIQGLTENQSPLFQLPHITPEQLKHFKTKKRHINSLEEFAALPKAQRRKLVKTLTDTEYHNVIAVLNNYPHLEVTVETRVLDDEEQGKITAGSVVTIVVKITRSTLLDHHGNEDLVEQEDPVEVENIPNTEDDKVAKTTTHKAWEKQKRRKKGSSSTKTTTKNKVKKKPGKQDQPVEKPKESDSEHSEREEPNNVVRKRLVTKETPTVQQDDSDADDHHSDEDEEEKEWQELQKDMKQKNINKNYQTASWPVHAPHYPEEKQEMWWVYVCDRKKRTMVACPDRVTGLRDNQEVQQQFPAPNKPGVYQYNVVVRSDSYVDSVVDQPLKFKVHEAQEVKTDHDQYKELEEEEAEQEAFEDSDDAVDDVTDSDDSMSE; from the exons ATGGCTCAGATCGAATATGACGAGTCCGGCGCTACATTTAGCTACTTCTTGTTATCAGCTTACGTCTTTCTGCTGATACCAGTTACCTATTTACTGTGGCCGTCCAGTAGTGACGCTAAACCGG AGGACGATGCAGAGGGCAGCAGGACGTGTCAGTGTGAAGGATGTGTCCGAAAACTACACAAGAAGGACACAAAGAAACCACGTGAGAAATGGTTGAAGAGGATTAG GTATCTCTGCATTGCTATTGGCTGGATATTATTTATATACATGTTCTACCGTACTTTCACCATGGAGATAGAAAATGTGGAGTATGACCCTTATGAAATCCTTGAGATTAGCAGG GGGGCTGAGATGTCAGAGATCAGGCGACAATATCGTCAACTCAGTCTTCGTTACCATCCTGACAAGGACACTGGTAACCAGGATAAGTTCATGAAGATTGCTAAGGCTTATGAGGC GTTAACAGATGAGGAGTCTCGTAAAAACTGGGAGGAGTATGGTAATCCTGATGGGCCAAGAG CAACCAGTTTTGGTATAGCCCTTCCATCATGGATAGTATCTCAAGAGTCGTCAATATGG GTGTTGGTGGTCTACGTGGGTGTGTTCATGGTTGCCTTGCCGACTGCTGTG GGGGTGTGGTGGTACCGATCTATAAAGTACAGCTCAGCTAACGTTTTGATGGACACTCAGAAACTATACTCTTATTGTCTCAGTCGTAAGGCTTCCATCGATGTGAAAA CTTTGTTGATGATATTGACAAGTGCATACGAGTTCTCCAGTCGTCATGGTAACAAGATAAAGGATCGTCCTACTGATGATGCGGTATTATCTAAT ATAATTACAACATCATTACCTCATTGCAACATGAAG GTGCAACAGCCACCATTTTCTTTACCTCATGCTCGTAAGGCACGAGCATTGTTACACTCTCACCTGGCTCATGTGATGCTTCCGAGGGAGTTATCTGAAG ACCTCCAACACATATTGGTCACATGTCCGATGTTGCTACAAGAAATGGTGTCCGTCCTCAGTCAGTTCTTCATACTCCTCACAATGTACCCCAGGAAAG GTATGAAGCCCCCAGCAGTGGAGACATTTGAGAATGTGATGAAGTTATCAGCCATAATCATACAGGGGTTGACAGAGAACCAGTCACCATTGTTCCAGCTGCCTCATATCACTCCTGAACAACTCAAACACTTCAAAACGAAGAAGAGACATATCAACTCTTTAGAAGAATTTGCTGCATTGCCTAAGGCACAACGAAG GAAACTAGTCAAGACACTTACAGACACAGAGTATCACAATGTAATAGCCGTACTGAATAATTACCCTCACTTAGAAGTTACCGTGGAAACTCGAG TACTTGATGATGAAGAACAGGGTAAGATTACTGCAGGCAGTGTGGTTACTATTGTCGTGAAGATTACTCGGAGCACATTATTG GATCACCATGGTAATGAGGATCTAGTAGAACAGGAGGATCCAGTTGAAGTG GAGAACATACCAAATACTGAAGATGACAAGGTTGCCAAGACAACCACCCACAAGGCATGGGAGAAACAAAAGAGGCGCAAGAAAGGTAGCAGCAGTACTAAGACAACAACGAAGAATAAGGTGAAGAAAAAACCTGGTAAACAGGACCAACCTGTAGAAAAACCT AAGGAGTCAGACTCGGAACACAGTGAGAGGGAGGAGCCTAACAATGTTGTTAGAAAGAGACTAGTAACTAAGGAAACCCCAACAGTGCAGCAGGATGATAGTGATGCAGATGATCACCATAGTGATGAGGATGAAGAAGAGAAGGAATGGCAGGAGCTACAGAAGGACATGAAGCAGAAAAACATTAATAAGAACTACCAGACAGCTAGTTGGCCTGTACATGCCCCTCATTATCCTGAA GAGAAACAGGAGATGTGgtgggtgtatgtgtgtgaccGAAAAAAGAGGACGATGGTTGCTTGTCCTGACCGAGTTACTGGACTAAGGGACAATCAAGAG GTACAGCAACAATTTCCTGCCCCAAACAAGCCGGGGGTGTACCAGTACAATGTAGTGGTGAGGTCTGACAGTTATGTTGATAGTGTGGTGGATCAACCATTGAAG
- the LOC136258943 gene encoding translocation protein SEC63 homolog isoform X1, with the protein MAQIEYDESGATFSYFLLSAYVFLLIPVTYLLWPSSSDAKPEDDAEGSRTCQCEGCVRKLHKKDTKKPREKWLKRIRYLCIAIGWILFIYMFYRTFTMEIENVEYDPYEILEISRGAEMSEIRRQYRQLSLRYHPDKDTGNQDKFMKIAKAYEALTDEESRKNWEEYGNPDGPRATSFGIALPSWIVSQESSIWVLVVYVGVFMVALPTAVGVWWYRSIKYSSANVLMDTQKLYSYCLSRKASIDVKTLLMILTSAYEFSSRHGNKIKDRPTDDAVLSNIITTSLPHCNMKVQQPPFSLPHARKARALLHSHLAHVMLPRELSEDLQHILVTCPMLLQEMVSVLSQFFILLTMYPRKGMKPPAVETFENVMKLSAIIIQGLTENQSPLFQLPHITPEQLKHFKTKKRHINSLEEFAALPKAQRRKLVKTLTDTEYHNVIAVLNNYPHLEVTVETRVLDDEEQGKITAGSVVTIVVKITRSTLLDHHGNEDLVEQEDPVEVENIPNTEDDKVAKTTTHKAWEKQKRRKKGSSSTKTTTKNKVKKKPGKQDQPVEKPQKESDSEHSEREEPNNVVRKRLVTKETPTVQQDDSDADDHHSDEDEEEKEWQELQKDMKQKNINKNYQTASWPVHAPHYPEEKQEMWWVYVCDRKKRTMVACPDRVTGLRDNQEVQQQFPAPNKPGVYQYNVVVRSDSYVDSVVDQPLKFKVHEAQEVKTDHDQYKELEEEEAEQEAFEDSDDAVDDVTDSDDSMSE; encoded by the exons ATGGCTCAGATCGAATATGACGAGTCCGGCGCTACATTTAGCTACTTCTTGTTATCAGCTTACGTCTTTCTGCTGATACCAGTTACCTATTTACTGTGGCCGTCCAGTAGTGACGCTAAACCGG AGGACGATGCAGAGGGCAGCAGGACGTGTCAGTGTGAAGGATGTGTCCGAAAACTACACAAGAAGGACACAAAGAAACCACGTGAGAAATGGTTGAAGAGGATTAG GTATCTCTGCATTGCTATTGGCTGGATATTATTTATATACATGTTCTACCGTACTTTCACCATGGAGATAGAAAATGTGGAGTATGACCCTTATGAAATCCTTGAGATTAGCAGG GGGGCTGAGATGTCAGAGATCAGGCGACAATATCGTCAACTCAGTCTTCGTTACCATCCTGACAAGGACACTGGTAACCAGGATAAGTTCATGAAGATTGCTAAGGCTTATGAGGC GTTAACAGATGAGGAGTCTCGTAAAAACTGGGAGGAGTATGGTAATCCTGATGGGCCAAGAG CAACCAGTTTTGGTATAGCCCTTCCATCATGGATAGTATCTCAAGAGTCGTCAATATGG GTGTTGGTGGTCTACGTGGGTGTGTTCATGGTTGCCTTGCCGACTGCTGTG GGGGTGTGGTGGTACCGATCTATAAAGTACAGCTCAGCTAACGTTTTGATGGACACTCAGAAACTATACTCTTATTGTCTCAGTCGTAAGGCTTCCATCGATGTGAAAA CTTTGTTGATGATATTGACAAGTGCATACGAGTTCTCCAGTCGTCATGGTAACAAGATAAAGGATCGTCCTACTGATGATGCGGTATTATCTAAT ATAATTACAACATCATTACCTCATTGCAACATGAAG GTGCAACAGCCACCATTTTCTTTACCTCATGCTCGTAAGGCACGAGCATTGTTACACTCTCACCTGGCTCATGTGATGCTTCCGAGGGAGTTATCTGAAG ACCTCCAACACATATTGGTCACATGTCCGATGTTGCTACAAGAAATGGTGTCCGTCCTCAGTCAGTTCTTCATACTCCTCACAATGTACCCCAGGAAAG GTATGAAGCCCCCAGCAGTGGAGACATTTGAGAATGTGATGAAGTTATCAGCCATAATCATACAGGGGTTGACAGAGAACCAGTCACCATTGTTCCAGCTGCCTCATATCACTCCTGAACAACTCAAACACTTCAAAACGAAGAAGAGACATATCAACTCTTTAGAAGAATTTGCTGCATTGCCTAAGGCACAACGAAG GAAACTAGTCAAGACACTTACAGACACAGAGTATCACAATGTAATAGCCGTACTGAATAATTACCCTCACTTAGAAGTTACCGTGGAAACTCGAG TACTTGATGATGAAGAACAGGGTAAGATTACTGCAGGCAGTGTGGTTACTATTGTCGTGAAGATTACTCGGAGCACATTATTG GATCACCATGGTAATGAGGATCTAGTAGAACAGGAGGATCCAGTTGAAGTG GAGAACATACCAAATACTGAAGATGACAAGGTTGCCAAGACAACCACCCACAAGGCATGGGAGAAACAAAAGAGGCGCAAGAAAGGTAGCAGCAGTACTAAGACAACAACGAAGAATAAGGTGAAGAAAAAACCTGGTAAACAGGACCAACCTGTAGAAAAACCT CAGAAGGAGTCAGACTCGGAACACAGTGAGAGGGAGGAGCCTAACAATGTTGTTAGAAAGAGACTAGTAACTAAGGAAACCCCAACAGTGCAGCAGGATGATAGTGATGCAGATGATCACCATAGTGATGAGGATGAAGAAGAGAAGGAATGGCAGGAGCTACAGAAGGACATGAAGCAGAAAAACATTAATAAGAACTACCAGACAGCTAGTTGGCCTGTACATGCCCCTCATTATCCTGAA GAGAAACAGGAGATGTGgtgggtgtatgtgtgtgaccGAAAAAAGAGGACGATGGTTGCTTGTCCTGACCGAGTTACTGGACTAAGGGACAATCAAGAG GTACAGCAACAATTTCCTGCCCCAAACAAGCCGGGGGTGTACCAGTACAATGTAGTGGTGAGGTCTGACAGTTATGTTGATAGTGTGGTGGATCAACCATTGAAG
- the LOC136258943 gene encoding translocation protein SEC63 homolog isoform X3, whose translation MAQIEYDESGATFSYFLLSAYVFLLIPVTYLLWPSSSDAKPEDDAEGSRTCQCEGCVRKLHKKDTKKPREKWLKRIRYLCIAIGWILFIYMFYRTFTMEIENVEYDPYEILEISRGAEMSEIRRQYRQLSLRYHPDKDTGNQDKFMKIAKAYEALTDEESRKNWEEYGNPDGPRATSFGIALPSWIVSQESSIWVLVVYVGVFMVALPTAVGVWWYRSIKYSSANVLMDTQKLYSYCLSRKASIDVKTLLMILTSAYEFSSRHGNKIKDRPTDDAVLSNIITTSLPHCNMKVQQPPFSLPHARKARALLHSHLAHVMLPRELSEDLQHILVTCPMLLQEMVSVLSQFFILLTMYPRKGMKPPAVETFENVMKLSAIIIQGLTENQSPLFQLPHITPEQLKHFKTKKRHINSLEEFAALPKAQRRKLVKTLTDTEYHNVIAVLNNYPHLEVTVETRVLDDEEQGKITAGSVVTIVVKITRSTLLDHHGNEDLVEQEDPVEVENIPNTEDDKVAKTTTHKAWEKQKRRKKGSSSTKTTTKNKVKKKPGKQDQPVEKPQKESDSEHSEREEPNNVVRKRLVTKETPTVQQDDSDADDHHSDEDEEEKEWQELQKDMKQKNINKNYQTASWPVHAPHYPEEKQEMWWVYVCDRKKRTMVACPDRVTGLRDNQEVHVVIGTATISCPKQAGGVPVQCSGEV comes from the exons ATGGCTCAGATCGAATATGACGAGTCCGGCGCTACATTTAGCTACTTCTTGTTATCAGCTTACGTCTTTCTGCTGATACCAGTTACCTATTTACTGTGGCCGTCCAGTAGTGACGCTAAACCGG AGGACGATGCAGAGGGCAGCAGGACGTGTCAGTGTGAAGGATGTGTCCGAAAACTACACAAGAAGGACACAAAGAAACCACGTGAGAAATGGTTGAAGAGGATTAG GTATCTCTGCATTGCTATTGGCTGGATATTATTTATATACATGTTCTACCGTACTTTCACCATGGAGATAGAAAATGTGGAGTATGACCCTTATGAAATCCTTGAGATTAGCAGG GGGGCTGAGATGTCAGAGATCAGGCGACAATATCGTCAACTCAGTCTTCGTTACCATCCTGACAAGGACACTGGTAACCAGGATAAGTTCATGAAGATTGCTAAGGCTTATGAGGC GTTAACAGATGAGGAGTCTCGTAAAAACTGGGAGGAGTATGGTAATCCTGATGGGCCAAGAG CAACCAGTTTTGGTATAGCCCTTCCATCATGGATAGTATCTCAAGAGTCGTCAATATGG GTGTTGGTGGTCTACGTGGGTGTGTTCATGGTTGCCTTGCCGACTGCTGTG GGGGTGTGGTGGTACCGATCTATAAAGTACAGCTCAGCTAACGTTTTGATGGACACTCAGAAACTATACTCTTATTGTCTCAGTCGTAAGGCTTCCATCGATGTGAAAA CTTTGTTGATGATATTGACAAGTGCATACGAGTTCTCCAGTCGTCATGGTAACAAGATAAAGGATCGTCCTACTGATGATGCGGTATTATCTAAT ATAATTACAACATCATTACCTCATTGCAACATGAAG GTGCAACAGCCACCATTTTCTTTACCTCATGCTCGTAAGGCACGAGCATTGTTACACTCTCACCTGGCTCATGTGATGCTTCCGAGGGAGTTATCTGAAG ACCTCCAACACATATTGGTCACATGTCCGATGTTGCTACAAGAAATGGTGTCCGTCCTCAGTCAGTTCTTCATACTCCTCACAATGTACCCCAGGAAAG GTATGAAGCCCCCAGCAGTGGAGACATTTGAGAATGTGATGAAGTTATCAGCCATAATCATACAGGGGTTGACAGAGAACCAGTCACCATTGTTCCAGCTGCCTCATATCACTCCTGAACAACTCAAACACTTCAAAACGAAGAAGAGACATATCAACTCTTTAGAAGAATTTGCTGCATTGCCTAAGGCACAACGAAG GAAACTAGTCAAGACACTTACAGACACAGAGTATCACAATGTAATAGCCGTACTGAATAATTACCCTCACTTAGAAGTTACCGTGGAAACTCGAG TACTTGATGATGAAGAACAGGGTAAGATTACTGCAGGCAGTGTGGTTACTATTGTCGTGAAGATTACTCGGAGCACATTATTG GATCACCATGGTAATGAGGATCTAGTAGAACAGGAGGATCCAGTTGAAGTG GAGAACATACCAAATACTGAAGATGACAAGGTTGCCAAGACAACCACCCACAAGGCATGGGAGAAACAAAAGAGGCGCAAGAAAGGTAGCAGCAGTACTAAGACAACAACGAAGAATAAGGTGAAGAAAAAACCTGGTAAACAGGACCAACCTGTAGAAAAACCT CAGAAGGAGTCAGACTCGGAACACAGTGAGAGGGAGGAGCCTAACAATGTTGTTAGAAAGAGACTAGTAACTAAGGAAACCCCAACAGTGCAGCAGGATGATAGTGATGCAGATGATCACCATAGTGATGAGGATGAAGAAGAGAAGGAATGGCAGGAGCTACAGAAGGACATGAAGCAGAAAAACATTAATAAGAACTACCAGACAGCTAGTTGGCCTGTACATGCCCCTCATTATCCTGAA GAGAAACAGGAGATGTGgtgggtgtatgtgtgtgaccGAAAAAAGAGGACGATGGTTGCTTGTCCTGACCGAGTTACTGGACTAAGGGACAATCAAGAG GTACATGTTGTCATAGGTACAGCAACAATTTCCTGCCCCAAACAAGCCGGGGGTGTACCAGTACAATGTAGTGGTGAGGTCTGA